One genomic window of Pseudomonas chlororaphis subsp. piscium includes the following:
- a CDS encoding HlyD family efflux transporter periplasmic adaptor subunit, with protein MDLPSLRADLQLSAAAPALDGSPRWTLADPVRGRYFKLGAVAMRLLRHWSLGDAGQVLRAANREPGLPLGGAELDELLGFLRSHDLITALDPQQRASYELKAAAQHQSLWQVLLHQYLFFRIPLWRPDTFLNRAWPWLARFGPGLLRYGLPLTLGLGVFLVSRDWQRFLATFPHLFSLGGALAFGVALFFAKLCHEFGHAFMAKRAGCRVQSMGVAFMVLLPMFYTDVSDAWRVNDRRARLLIGAGGVLAELLLASIALLAWSLLPDGPARTAAFMLASATWITTLVINLNPFMRFDGYFLLSDFWEVDNLQGRAFAFCRWRLREALFGYRQPAPEPWSPAMQRRLLWWGYGSWLWRAVLFFGIALAVYHLFFKLLGIFLMLVELVWFIFLPIVREWREWWTRREQADAPRVLLSSLGLVAVLLLVAVPWRSSVEVPAMLEAGRASALHAPVAARVQQVKVSDGQAVSKGQVLVELESPDLASRQAIARREIEIQQLQMRRRAGRSETAADAGIVEQQLAEAVAEYRGLSAQRERLSLRAPEAGQLRDLLPQLQVGRWVSPKDPLARVVEPGARLRGFLAEADLWRVAPGATGRFIADDPMHPALEVQLTEVDTNGVAYIDQEALTSDHHGPIAVRRDENHRAEPVQAQYGARLKVLDASVTPSQPLRGVVVLQGRGESLLGTAWRRLAALGVRESGF; from the coding sequence ATGGACCTGCCGAGCCTGCGCGCGGACTTGCAGCTGTCGGCAGCGGCGCCGGCGCTGGACGGCTCGCCGCGCTGGACCCTGGCCGACCCGGTGCGCGGCCGTTATTTCAAGCTCGGCGCGGTGGCGATGCGTTTGCTCAGGCACTGGTCCCTGGGGGACGCCGGGCAGGTGCTGCGCGCCGCCAATCGTGAGCCGGGGCTGCCCCTGGGCGGCGCGGAACTGGATGAATTGCTGGGCTTTCTGCGCAGTCACGACCTGATCACCGCCCTCGATCCGCAACAGCGCGCCAGCTATGAGCTCAAGGCCGCCGCGCAGCACCAGAGCCTCTGGCAGGTGCTGCTGCACCAATACCTGTTCTTTCGTATCCCGCTGTGGCGCCCGGACACCTTTCTCAATCGTGCCTGGCCGTGGCTGGCGCGGTTCGGACCGGGTCTGCTGCGCTACGGCTTGCCCCTGACCCTGGGGCTGGGAGTGTTCCTGGTGTCGCGGGACTGGCAGCGCTTCCTGGCGACCTTCCCCCACCTGTTCAGCCTCGGCGGTGCCTTGGCGTTCGGCGTGGCGCTGTTTTTCGCCAAGCTGTGCCATGAATTCGGCCACGCCTTCATGGCCAAGCGCGCCGGCTGCCGGGTGCAGAGCATGGGGGTGGCGTTCATGGTGCTGTTGCCGATGTTCTACACCGACGTCAGCGATGCCTGGCGGGTCAATGACCGTCGCGCACGCTTGCTGATCGGCGCCGGCGGCGTACTGGCCGAGTTGCTGCTGGCCAGCATTGCCCTGCTGGCCTGGTCGCTGCTGCCGGACGGGCCGGCGCGCACCGCGGCCTTCATGCTGGCCAGCGCCACTTGGATCACCACCCTGGTGATCAACCTGAACCCCTTCATGCGCTTCGATGGCTATTTTCTGCTCAGCGATTTCTGGGAAGTGGATAACCTCCAGGGGCGGGCCTTTGCCTTCTGTCGCTGGCGCTTGCGCGAGGCTTTGTTCGGCTATCGGCAGCCCGCGCCGGAGCCCTGGTCGCCGGCCATGCAGCGGCGTCTGCTGTGGTGGGGTTATGGCTCGTGGTTGTGGCGCGCGGTGCTGTTTTTCGGGATTGCGCTGGCGGTGTACCACCTGTTTTTCAAGCTGCTGGGCATCTTCCTGATGCTGGTGGAGCTGGTGTGGTTCATCTTCCTGCCCATCGTGCGCGAGTGGCGCGAATGGTGGACGCGCCGCGAACAGGCCGATGCGCCGCGAGTGTTGCTCAGCAGCCTGGGGCTGGTGGCGGTGTTGCTGCTGGTGGCGGTGCCCTGGCGCAGCTCGGTGGAGGTGCCGGCGATGCTCGAAGCTGGACGCGCCAGTGCCTTGCATGCGCCGGTGGCGGCGCGGGTTCAGCAGGTCAAGGTCAGCGACGGCCAGGCAGTGAGCAAGGGCCAGGTGCTGGTGGAACTTGAGTCCCCGGACCTGGCCTCACGCCAAGCCATCGCGCGCCGGGAAATCGAGATCCAGCAATTGCAGATGCGCCGCCGCGCCGGGCGCAGCGAGACCGCGGCCGACGCCGGGATTGTCGAGCAGCAACTGGCCGAGGCCGTGGCCGAATACCGTGGCCTGTCGGCGCAACGCGAGCGCCTGTCGCTGCGGGCGCCCGAGGCCGGCCAGTTGCGCGACCTGCTGCCACAACTGCAGGTGGGCCGCTGGGTATCGCCCAAGGATCCGCTGGCCCGGGTGGTCGAACCGGGGGCGCGCTTGCGTGGTTTTCTCGCCGAGGCCGACCTGTGGCGGGTCGCGCCGGGGGCCACGGGGCGCTTTATCGCCGACGACCCGATGCACCCGGCGCTCGAGGTACAACTGACCGAAGTCGACACCAACGGCGTGGCTTATATCGACCAGGAGGCACTGACCTCCGATCACCATGGGCCGATTGCCGTGCGCCGCGATGAAAACCACCGCGCCGAACCGGTCCAGGCGCAGTACGGCGCTAGGCTCAAGGTGCTCGATGCCAGCGTCACCCCGAGCCAGCCGCTGCGCGGCGTGGTGGTGTTGCAGGGGCGTGGCGAGTCGCTGCTGGGTACGGCCTGGCGGCGCCTGGCGGCGCTGGGCGTGAGGGAAAGCGGGTTCTGA
- a CDS encoding GNAT family N-acetyltransferase, whose amino-acid sequence MLHKDSAMSDGLVVRPSRPTDGPFLQSLYRSARSDLQWIDGEQEQIEQVIAQQFQIQEQGAGENFPGAMHYVIEKLGSAIGALTTDFGPNEIRVLYLAFIPAARGRGYGRTVLQGVQKAAEQVRCPVATVVWASNPHARRHYLALGFQVEEANPAAERLVWYPGPRG is encoded by the coding sequence ATGTTGCATAAGGATTCAGCCATGTCCGATGGCTTGGTGGTACGTCCGTCGCGGCCCACCGACGGACCGTTCCTGCAAAGCCTTTACCGCTCGGCGCGCAGCGATCTGCAATGGATCGATGGCGAGCAGGAGCAGATCGAGCAGGTGATCGCCCAGCAGTTCCAGATCCAGGAGCAGGGCGCGGGGGAGAACTTCCCCGGCGCCATGCACTACGTGATCGAAAAGCTCGGCAGCGCCATCGGCGCCTTGACCACCGATTTCGGCCCCAATGAAATCCGCGTGCTGTACCTGGCGTTCATTCCGGCCGCCCGCGGTCGCGGTTACGGACGCACGGTGCTGCAGGGCGTGCAGAAAGCCGCCGAGCAGGTGCGCTGCCCGGTGGCTACTGTGGTCTGGGCCAGCAACCCCCATGCGCGCCGGCATTACCTGGCGCTGGGGTTTCAGGTCGAGGAAGCCAACCCGGCGGCCGAGCGGCTGGTGTGGTACCCCGGCCCGCGCGGATAG
- a CDS encoding efflux RND transporter periplasmic adaptor subunit, with protein MRRFHGLGFGLTCLVCVAQAQTPAPDDPLLNDNAASAAVASGSEARGVLRAKDQAVLAGELSGRIVELPYSEGESFKKGDVLARFDCSAYQAQLNAAQAASRGANEELAHNRQLASLNSVGRFEVARAAAKVSETQAQSQVYQVQVKRCSVVAPFDGQVVERKVQRYESVTAGSPLLEIVDNRSLEIHLLVPSSWMGKLKAGQTFSFVPDETGKPLAATVKRLGARIDEGSQTLLLVAAVPNAEGLLAGMSGTARFAELK; from the coding sequence ATGCGGCGATTTCATGGATTGGGATTCGGATTGACCTGCCTGGTGTGCGTGGCCCAGGCGCAAACACCTGCACCAGACGATCCGCTACTGAATGACAATGCTGCCAGCGCCGCTGTAGCGAGCGGCAGCGAAGCGCGAGGGGTGCTGCGGGCCAAGGATCAGGCGGTATTGGCCGGCGAGCTGTCCGGGCGCATCGTCGAGTTGCCCTACAGCGAAGGCGAGTCCTTCAAGAAGGGCGACGTGCTGGCCCGCTTCGATTGCTCGGCCTACCAGGCCCAGCTCAATGCCGCTCAGGCCGCCAGCCGCGGCGCCAACGAAGAGCTGGCGCACAACCGCCAACTGGCCTCGCTCAACTCGGTCGGCCGCTTCGAAGTGGCGCGGGCCGCGGCCAAGGTCTCCGAGACCCAGGCGCAATCCCAGGTCTATCAGGTGCAGGTCAAGCGTTGTAGCGTGGTCGCGCCGTTCGACGGGCAGGTGGTGGAGCGCAAGGTGCAACGCTACGAAAGCGTGACGGCCGGCTCGCCCTTGCTGGAAATCGTCGACAACCGTTCCCTGGAAATCCACCTGCTGGTGCCGTCGAGCTGGATGGGCAAGCTCAAGGCCGGGCAGACCTTCAGCTTCGTCCCCGATGAAACCGGCAAGCCGCTGGCCGCCACGGTCAAGCGCCTCGGCGCGCGGATCGACGAGGGCAGCCAGACGCTGTTGCTGGTGGCGGCCGTGCCCAATGCCGAGGGCCTGTTGGCAGGCATGAGCGGCACCGCGCGGTTCGCGGAGCTCAAGTGA
- a CDS encoding DUF6916 family protein, producing the protein MLHLLQSEHFQPLLGQTCNLLLPDGSVLPVHIESIKDTPQARMPNSARMPFCVELNSLEPTAFVDGLCDLELPGVGHLQGMFVSRVPALGRDPTLGYFYIAFN; encoded by the coding sequence ATGCTGCATCTGCTGCAAAGTGAGCATTTCCAGCCTTTGCTGGGGCAAACCTGCAACCTGTTGCTACCGGACGGCAGCGTCTTGCCGGTCCATATCGAGTCCATCAAGGACACCCCCCAGGCCCGCATGCCGAACAGCGCGCGCATGCCCTTCTGCGTCGAGCTCAACAGCCTGGAGCCGACAGCGTTCGTCGACGGTCTGTGCGACCTGGAGCTGCCCGGCGTCGGTCATCTGCAAGGCATGTTCGTGTCGCGGGTGCCGGCCCTGGGCCGCGATCCGACGCTGGGTTATTTCTATATCGCCTTCAACTGA
- a CDS encoding efflux RND transporter periplasmic adaptor subunit, with translation MNAPVAGAAEQVFARFLDLERQTRAARTVEQLAYSLVNDSQALFGFRHAALVIAGKVRAVTGVSALDPNAPFVAFVEQAVAQLFKLELVQQARVVAAEQLSAPVWADWQSLSAAQVFWLPLIDRQGAVFGGLWLARDTPWNPSEQVLLAQLGDTYSHAWLALQPRKPWRLRWNRQRRLALLAVVLLGLLIPVRQSVLAPAEVVPLGGRVVAAPLDGVIAEFLVKPNQTVKTGDLLLRFENTTLNAQADVAARALGVAEAELKANSQRAFADAESSSKIDLLAARVEQKRAERDYARELLKRSEVRAERDGIAVFADAERWTGKPVQTGERLMEIADPSQAELRIELAVGDAIALEPGAQVALFLDSDPLQRHLASLERAAYEAQPTPGGQLAYRLDARFREAPPRIGLRGTAKLFGERAPLALYLLRRPLAGLRQSVGL, from the coding sequence GTGAACGCCCCGGTAGCGGGCGCCGCCGAACAGGTCTTCGCCCGGTTCCTCGACCTGGAGCGCCAGACCCGCGCCGCGCGCACTGTCGAACAACTGGCCTACAGCCTGGTCAACGACAGCCAGGCGCTGTTCGGCTTTCGCCACGCGGCCCTGGTGATCGCCGGCAAGGTCCGCGCGGTGACCGGCGTCAGCGCGCTCGATCCGAATGCGCCCTTCGTGGCCTTCGTCGAACAGGCGGTGGCCCAGCTGTTCAAGCTCGAACTCGTGCAACAGGCACGGGTGGTCGCGGCCGAGCAACTGAGCGCCCCGGTGTGGGCCGACTGGCAGAGCCTGTCGGCGGCGCAGGTGTTCTGGTTGCCGCTGATCGATCGTCAGGGCGCGGTCTTTGGTGGCCTGTGGCTGGCCCGCGACACGCCGTGGAACCCTTCCGAACAGGTGCTGCTGGCGCAGCTGGGCGACACCTACAGCCATGCCTGGCTGGCGCTGCAACCGCGCAAGCCGTGGCGCCTGCGCTGGAATCGCCAACGCCGCCTGGCGCTGCTGGCGGTGGTGTTGCTGGGCTTGCTGATTCCGGTGCGGCAGTCGGTGCTGGCGCCGGCCGAGGTGGTGCCGTTGGGCGGGCGCGTGGTGGCGGCGCCGCTGGACGGGGTGATCGCCGAATTCCTGGTCAAGCCCAACCAGACGGTGAAAACCGGCGACCTGCTGCTGCGTTTCGAAAACACCACCCTCAACGCCCAGGCCGATGTTGCTGCCCGCGCCTTGGGCGTGGCCGAGGCGGAATTGAAGGCCAACTCCCAGCGGGCCTTTGCCGATGCCGAATCCAGTTCGAAAATCGACCTGCTGGCGGCCCGGGTCGAGCAGAAACGCGCTGAACGCGATTACGCCCGCGAATTGCTCAAGCGCAGCGAAGTACGGGCTGAACGGGATGGCATCGCCGTGTTCGCCGACGCCGAGCGCTGGACCGGAAAACCGGTGCAGACCGGCGAGCGGCTGATGGAAATCGCCGACCCGAGCCAGGCCGAGTTGCGCATCGAACTGGCGGTGGGCGACGCCATTGCCCTGGAGCCTGGCGCGCAGGTGGCGCTGTTTCTCGACAGCGACCCGTTGCAGCGCCACCTGGCCAGCCTCGAACGGGCGGCCTACGAAGCGCAGCCGACGCCGGGCGGGCAGCTGGCCTACCGCCTCGATGCGCGTTTTCGCGAGGCGCCGCCGCGGATTGGCCTGCGCGGCACGGCCAAGCTCTTTGGTGAGCGCGCGCCACTGGCGCTGTACCTGCTGCGCCGGCCCCTGGCCGGTCTGCGGCAGAGCGTGGGTCTGTAA
- a CDS encoding phage tail protein: protein MEVFMGTIQAFSFNFPPNGWASCYGQTLGISQYQALFSLLGTYYGGNGTTNFQLPNLQGRLPIGQGNGLGLTPRVIGEVSGTENVTPTLNNLPAHTHTLAGLNAATTLQLANPASNPASTPTATNSFIGTSGGGPGTATIYSDKQGTTPVPLQGVNTTITGTISPAGNGLPLQVMNPFLVINFSVALNGLFPSRN, encoded by the coding sequence ATGGAAGTGTTCATGGGCACCATTCAAGCTTTTTCCTTTAACTTCCCTCCAAACGGCTGGGCCTCGTGTTACGGCCAGACCCTGGGAATCTCACAGTACCAGGCGCTGTTTTCGCTGTTGGGCACCTACTACGGCGGCAATGGCACCACCAACTTCCAACTGCCGAACCTGCAAGGGCGCCTGCCCATCGGCCAGGGCAACGGGCTGGGCCTGACGCCCCGGGTGATCGGCGAGGTTTCCGGCACCGAAAACGTCACCCCCACCCTCAACAACCTGCCTGCCCACACCCATACCCTCGCCGGCCTGAACGCGGCCACCACACTGCAGCTGGCCAACCCCGCCAGCAATCCGGCCAGTACCCCGACGGCCACCAACTCGTTCATCGGCACCTCCGGCGGCGGGCCGGGCACCGCCACCATCTACTCCGACAAGCAAGGCACCACGCCAGTGCCGCTCCAGGGGGTCAACACCACGATCACCGGCACCATCTCGCCCGCCGGCAACGGCCTGCCGCTGCAGGTGATGAACCCGTTCCTGGTGATCAACTTCAGCGTGGCCCTGAACGGCCTGTTCCCATCGCGCAATTGA